The genomic segment AACATTAAAAGAACGGTATTTGTTAGAAGATTTTTTTGATGTAATGACGACTTTTGATGAACAAAAAGATCTTTTTCATGCTGTTTTTCAACAAAATGAAGTAAATGAGGTAACGTGGTTTTCTTATAAAGAAAAAAGTCCCAAAAATAGTTTTATGATCAAACGTTCAAAAGTTGACAGCACGAGGTTTTTAAAAGAAAAATTAGTAGAAACAACTTCTTCTATTTTATATACTGGAGCTACGTTAGAAATCAATGGATCATTTGATTATTTTCAAACGCAACTAGGAGAAGAAGAGTTAAAAGAATTGATCATTGAATCGCCTTATGATTACAAAAACCAAGCACGTCTTTGGGTACCTAAAGAATTAAAACCAATAAAAGGATTATCCAAGAAAGATTATGTTCATATGATTGTCGAACAAGTAGAAAATATTATTGAAAATTCAAATGAAAATACAATGATTCTATTTAATTCCTTTGAGATGCTACAAGAAGTGTACTTTGCGCTCCAACAAAAACCCTCGGCTTCAGGGCGAGAATTATTGGCACAAGGTTTCTCTGGAAGCCGGGAACGTATGTTAAAACGATTCTTTAGAGCTAAAGGCGGTATATTATTAGGAGCGGATAGTTTTTGGGAGGGTGTTGACTTGCCAGGGAAATCCTTGAGTATATTAGTTATCACTCGCTTGCCATTCGAATCTCCAGATAGGCCTTTTGTAAAAGCAAAACATCGTTATTTAGAACAAAAACACTTGAACCCATTTACTATTGATTCTTTACCTAAAGCAACTTTGCGTTTAAAACAAGGTTTGGGAAGGTTGATTCGTTCTGAAACGGATAAAGGTATCATGCTTGTATTAGACAACCGTTTGATCCATACAAGTTATGGAAAACAGATTATCCGCTCACTTCCTAGCGGTTTGCCAATAGAAGAAGTAGCCACCAAGATGATTGGTGAAAAACTACAACTTTTTCTAAGAACAGAAGAGAAATGAAGCAGATGTTAAAATTAAGAATATTCTTCTAAAATATTCAGAAAAATGATTGTTTTTCTGTTATAATAAACTATTGAGAGTAACATTTTATAGTTACCAAAACAATACACTTAAAGTAGGGATACTAATGAAAAAAGGAATACTCATCACAGTTGCAATTGTGATGTCTGTTGTTCTTGTGTTCGCAATTACCCTTTTAATGATTAGCCAAGATCCAATAAAAAAGGCAGAAAAAGAAACGATCGCAATTGCTAAAGAATCTGCTGGATTAGTAAAAGCAACAGATTTTTATTGGTATAATCGTGAAAAAACTTATTTTTCAGTTGCTGGATTGAATGAATCAGATGAAGAAATCATGGTAATTGTTGCTAAAGATGGCGGCGGTAAGACTATTTTGAATCAAGATGAATTCATTACTGAACAACAAGCGAAAGAATTGACTCGAGAAGAAAAAGGGTCTATTGATATTCTTGAAGCTCGTATTGGGCTTGAGGGAGATATACCTATCTGGGAAGTTTCGTATAAACAAGAAAATGGCAGACTTGGTTATTATGTTTTGACTGCTAAATCCGGAAAATGGGTCAGCGATATTGAGAACATTTAAAGCTTCCTAAAAAAGAGCGATAAATCTGCTGAATTTCTTGTATAATTATTATGGCAGTAAAAATAAGAGTACCATCAAAATTTATTTAAAGGAGTTTTAACAGTGAAACAGATTACTATTGTAGAATCTAAAAATCATGTTGGAGAAGAAGTAGAAATTGGAGCTTGGGTAGCTAATAAACGCTCAAGCGGTAAAATTGCATTTTTACAATTACGTGATGGTTCTGGTTTTTTTCAAGGAATTGTTGTAAAGAGTGAAGTAGAAGAGGAAGTATTTCAATTAGCTAAATCATTGAATCAAGAAACCTCTATTCTTTTAACTGGAATTATCCAAGAAGACAGCCGTTCAAAATTCGGATATGAAATTGCGGTAAAATCTATTAAAATTATTGGTGAAAGCCATGATTACCCGATTACTCCAAAAGAGCACGGAACAGAATTTTTAATGGATCACCGTCATTTATGGTTGCGTTCATCTAAACAACATGCCATCATGCATGTGCGTAATGAAATTATTCGTGCAACTTACAATTTCTTCAATGAGGAAGGATTTATTAAGATTGATCCGCCTATTTTAACTGCTAATGCAGCAGAAGATTCAACTGAACTATTCCATACTGAATATTTTGATCAAGAAGCTTTCCTTTCACAAAGTGGTCAATTGTATATGGAAGCAGCAGCAATGGCTTTTGGAAAAGTCTTTTCGTTTGGACCAACTTTTAGAGCTGAAAAATCAAAAACACGTCGTCATTTAATTGAATTTTGGATGATTGAACCAGAAATGGCCTTCATGGACCATGAACAAAGTTTAGAAGTGCAAGAAAAATATGTTGCTTACATCGTTCAAAGTGTGTTAGATAACTGTGATGATGCATTAAGTGTATTAGAACGTGATAAAGAACTATTGAAAAAATATACTGAATTGCCTTATCCTAGAATTTCCTATGATGATGCCGTTAAATTATTAAACGAAAATGGGTTTGACGATATTACTTGGGGAGATGATTTTGGTTCTCCACATGAGACATTCATCGCAACTCAATACGACAGACCTGTCTTTATCTTAAATTACCCTAAAGCAATAAAAGCTTTTTATATGAAACCACATCCTGATCGTGATGATGTTGTATTATGTGCTGACTTGATTGCTCCGGAAGGTTATGGAGAAATTGTTGGAGGAAGCGAACGTGAGGTTGATTTTGATGCATTGACTCAACGTATCAAAGATTTTGGTCTTACTGAAGAGGATTATGCATGGTACTTGGATCTACGTAAATATGGTAGTGTTCCTCATTCAGGTTTTGGTTTAGGACTTGAACGTACTGTAACTTGGATTTGTGGAACGGAACATATTCGTGAATCCATTCCATTCCCTCGTTTGTTAAACCGTATTTATCCATAAGAAAAGCTTGTACAGCAACTTGAGTTCTCTTAAGTTGCTGTTTTTTTAATCGCATTTCATTAAGCGAATACGTATGATGGAACGGAGTAAGGAGGAAAGACGCTATGAATAATGAACTTTTACAAAAATGGCTGAAAGCAGGAGATACAACTGTATCGAATGTATTATTGGCTCATTACAATGAAGTAGGACTGAATACTGAACAGCTGGTTTTAGTGTTGCAATTAAAATCTTTTATTGATGCTGGAAATGATTTCCCAGACACAGAGATTATTTCAAAACGAATGCAGATCACTTCATCGGATGTCTTTAAGTTGATACATGAATTGATCAATAAAAAATTACTTGTGATAGAAACAGGAAAAAACCAAGATGGAAAAACACGAGATAGTTATCGGTTAGATTTGTTATGGAATAAATTAACCTTAGTTATTTCGCAACAAGAAAATCAACAAAGAGTCGAAAAACAACATTTATCTGAACAAGAATTATTTCAATTATTTGAAGCTGAGTTCGGTAGACCGTTATCACCGATCGAAATGCAAACGATCGGAATGTGGTTAGATGATGATCATTATGCAATTGAATTAATTGAATTAGCTTTAAGAGAAGCTGTTTTAAATCAAGTGTATAATTTGAAGTATGTTGATCGTATATTGTTAAATTGGGAAAGAAAAAATATTCGAACAAAAGATCAAGTTGAAAAAGAAGGCAATCGCCGTAGACAAAGTAGTTCGAAAGCACAAAGTGTTTCTTCTAAAGAACCTACTACAAAAGTACCCTTGCATAATTGGTTGAATAATAATGAGAATCCTTA from the Carnobacterium inhibens subsp. inhibens DSM 13024 genome contains:
- a CDS encoding DnaD domain-containing protein; its protein translation is MNNELLQKWLKAGDTTVSNVLLAHYNEVGLNTEQLVLVLQLKSFIDAGNDFPDTEIISKRMQITSSDVFKLIHELINKKLLVIETGKNQDGKTRDSYRLDLLWNKLTLVISQQENQQRVEKQHLSEQELFQLFEAEFGRPLSPIEMQTIGMWLDDDHYAIELIELALREAVLNQVYNLKYVDRILLNWERKNIRTKDQVEKEGNRRRQSSSKAQSVSSKEPTTKVPLHNWLNNNENP
- the asnS gene encoding asparagine--tRNA ligase, with amino-acid sequence MKQITIVESKNHVGEEVEIGAWVANKRSSGKIAFLQLRDGSGFFQGIVVKSEVEEEVFQLAKSLNQETSILLTGIIQEDSRSKFGYEIAVKSIKIIGESHDYPITPKEHGTEFLMDHRHLWLRSSKQHAIMHVRNEIIRATYNFFNEEGFIKIDPPILTANAAEDSTELFHTEYFDQEAFLSQSGQLYMEAAAMAFGKVFSFGPTFRAEKSKTRRHLIEFWMIEPEMAFMDHEQSLEVQEKYVAYIVQSVLDNCDDALSVLERDKELLKKYTELPYPRISYDDAVKLLNENGFDDITWGDDFGSPHETFIATQYDRPVFILNYPKAIKAFYMKPHPDRDDVVLCADLIAPEGYGEIVGGSEREVDFDALTQRIKDFGLTEEDYAWYLDLRKYGSVPHSGFGLGLERTVTWICGTEHIRESIPFPRLLNRIYP
- a CDS encoding DUF5590 domain-containing protein, whose amino-acid sequence is MKKGILITVAIVMSVVLVFAITLLMISQDPIKKAEKETIAIAKESAGLVKATDFYWYNREKTYFSVAGLNESDEEIMVIVAKDGGGKTILNQDEFITEQQAKELTREEKGSIDILEARIGLEGDIPIWEVSYKQENGRLGYYVLTAKSGKWVSDIENI